Sequence from the Ziziphus jujuba cultivar Dongzao chromosome 9, ASM3175591v1 genome:
GGAAGTAGCACGCTGAGCTTCTCTAAAGCCTTCACCATAATCGAAAGACGAATCCAACTCTAACGTCAGTTTGTAGATTCTCAACAAGTTTCTCAGAAACTCACCTCTTTTACTATCACTTTGTTTAGTTGTTTCCGTGTCGGTTTCAACTACATTGGATTCATACCAATCCAACCATCTCCGAGATATTACTTGACATATTCCTTCCTCCAATTTTAGCTCCAATGGTTCAATatctattatacatatatatatagtataaaacaattttagaaaaataaattcagatcataaaaataaaaaaagggattgatttgttatatttttatggagttaattacattttacacACTTAAACtatgtattgttttttttcactttgCCTTTATCATTTTGGTTGAATTATTGACATCAATTATCTAAAATCTGGATAGAATATACAACATGTGCACGTCACTTGCAacatacaaacaaataaaacagtATGATATATTTTGACTAAAGTAAAGCAATGAACATAATTAAACagctttatattcatttttttggtcTATATTTAttcctaaattatttatttttttcaaaatatcttttataaaaAGGTGACTTGCACGGTGGCATATTCCATCCAGATTTTGGATGGTGCTTTGAAGGGCCACAAAGTGAAAAATAATACATAGTTTGTgagttcaaaatataattaaccctattttaaaaaaaaaaattaaaaatataaccaaaagggtttatatgtatatttacctTGAAGTCGTAACCATACATGCATCATCTCATGTACCAAGATTGCCCCTGTCAAAGCCCTGCACGTGAATGCAATATAGAATATATTAGTTAAGAGTTAGACACAAATAGGGTTTTAATTAACtttattatctataatttttagCCAGTTTCACTTTATTAGGATATCTCGAAAACTTTAACGGAAGTCTATATAGGAGCTGCCATAGTTTCATTCTAAATTTTTCTATCTTTGTTTCATCGAATTTCactgttattattgttattgaaaGAAAAGATTTTAGAGGCCTAGAGTGAGACTAGccaaaactataaataaattagcaaAATGTATTAAACCCACcgaaatatctatatatatatatatatatatatatctttcttctttttttttgtttgaaaaacttCATCTATCTTAGTTATCCTGCATAACGAAAATCCACttttaatgggaaaaaaaaagaagtaatttttttatgatattttaatgaaatttttaaatttgggtTGTGATACATACATCCACATTTTGTGATTCTAATGTTTCAtacaatataacataaaaacgTATATcctgctttcttttcttttttttcattagcAAAATAAACATATACTTACTCTGTAAACCCGAACAAAACTGCTATACTTAGCATGCTTCCATTATTTGGTTCTGAAGGCTTTTTTATGACTGTCATTCTGTTACCTATCCTTGAAGAGCTGGTAATAAtctgtatttaattaaattcatcaGTAATCTAATCTAATATATATTGTGTACACATTAAAAgttttaaacccaaaaaaaaaaaaaagtaaaataaataattaaaagaattaataaaCAGCTTACATTGACGACAGGTCGCTGTTCATGTATGATGATTCCCCAATTCCCTTGATAAGTAGTCTGTTTTGCAAATATAAATGTAGACAAATATTTAGATGAATATTGACCTTActttaatttataaagaaaaaaattacgtaaaataaataaataaataaaattatatatatcatcaataaattaaaaattcaccTCGAATGGGTTGTCTTGGTCAATCTGGATGGTAAGTTTTGCCATTTCTGAAGAATCGACCAAGAAAAATGGAATATCGTTGTCGATTTCCATGTTCATTGATTTATAGAATTCATGGCATTTTCTTACAAGAGATTCAAAGCTTTTAGTATCCAAGATAGCACTACCACAACAATCTTGGCAAATTTCCCGACCATCACCTAACTCTATATATGTTACATGACTTGCCTgcaccatatatatacaaataattaatatagagCAAAGttccttctatatatatatatatatatatatgtgaaaattctatggtgaagacGGTTCGCATGAAGATCGcagtattaatgacggttttttaaaaaatcgtcaccaatactataaaaaaccgtcaccaatattatGGTACGCATGAAGACCATCCGCACCATAgatagactgtatatatatatatatatgtatgtatatatataaatcagttTTTTGCGCCTATACTTTGAACTATATTATGTGTTACATATTCCAATTAGTGCATTgcgaaggaaaaaataaaataaatgtctTTATAGAACACTATTTGGAGAATTCAAAGATATGTTGGAAGGCAATTtgcaatacatatataattcaGAGGGTCTCGGTACACATAAGTTAAAtcaaaacattatatattttatgcgaCATCAAAGTTCAAATGATAAATGTCATTGAAATTTTGAgttgattaattattaattaatttaccttCAATCTATGGCAGGCACGACATATAGGAGTCCCGTCGTCCATATGAGTGGAGCAAAATATCTGGTTCCAATATTCAGGATTTGAGTCCAGTTGATCTGGGCTCATCTTTAATGTGGAAAAAAGCAAATCGATTAAAAacgtgttttattttgaagcaaatatttatttgaaaagtaTCTGACaaaaccaatatataattagaaCGAGAAAAGCACAAAGATGAGAGAAGAAATATATACATGAGGAGTTGTTGGCTATATACTACAGATATATGTAAAGTTATATACTTACTGATTTTTCACAAACATCGCAAATTAGCTGCGTGGTAGCTTGGCCTGCTTCCGGATCTGAACCAATTAAAGctgctcaaaaataaaaaactggaATATTAATATTCAGCAGCTTTTAAGTCTCACACAGACTTATTTCATAtgctaattaaaattaaaagataatttagtCACTTATTAATTCAAGGATAAATTGCAATTTAATATTGTGATTTTACGATTTAAACCCCTTCCTTTTAAATATAGTGATTTagaatcttaattttaaaatttattgcatattaatccaatctatattttaacaataaatggaaaataattCTATCTATGTCAAGAGGGTTGAAGGTTTTTTCATATTTAGGTTGAGGACAAAATCTTTACtaatttatttgtcaaattgAGGATTAGATTGATCtgtaacatattaaaaaatagaaaatttaaattgttactTTCGAAAATTGAAAGCATAAGATGCAAAATCTTGAAAATTGAGCATCAAAGTGCAAGTCTTAAGCATGAGGGTGTGTAAAGATTTTAGGGaattaacataattttatatttggtgTCAAAGgaataattgtttttatatgaTCATTATTAAACTAAATATAAGTTATCATATAacttattgattaaaaaaaatgatttgaacTAGGTTacttcaatataaaaattagacatctcttttatcttattatattttgaaaaagtttatctaattaatttataaaatcactAATATCAATTAGTAAAATTGTACACATTAATCTAGAATTccataaagaaggaaaaaaaaatggagaaacaaACGTAAAAATCAATGaataaaaagcaaattaattttttttttaaaagaaagaaattggaagataagaaggaaaaaataaaaaaaaaaaaaaattgaactaaaactgatgcaataaaaaaataataaagaaatattaaagaaaagaaaaagtaaagaacaaagattgaaaaaacaaagataaacaaagattaaagaaggaaataaataaataactaaaaaggaagataaaaattataaaaaaaaaataaaggaagaaaaGGGAAGAGacaaaggaaataaagaaaCTGATACggctgaaaaaaaagaaaaaaaagaaaaaagaaggaaaacaacacagatttaaaaaaataaaaaataaaaagaaggtgactaaataaaagaaaacaaagatttttaaaaaataaaaagaatcaaGGCAAATCCAGTACGATAAGTTTTATCCGACACATTTACGTGGGGATTAATTATCCAATCGTTAGGGACTATTTTTCTAATCCTAGTAGATTCCATCTTTAATTCTACACTATGAACGAGACTACTTTATCCAAACATGGCCTTAGTATCTGATAGGGTGTGTGGTTATGATTAAATTGGGCATATATTATTGACAAATgtaattatctatttaattttttataggtATAAGTTTTTAGACTCTGATAGGAAATTTATAACTTTCTTACCTTTTGCATAGAGGTCGTGCTCTACATCATCAATATTGCTATTGTTATTAGACATTGCGACCTGCATTcaagttttaaataaaaagaagatggAAATCAATgtatgaaagtaaataaattaaacttcaaataattatttgcaCAATTTTTCATTGACATGTACAGTgtttaaggaaaaagaaaaaaaaagggatattgttcacaaaaaagtaaaatttagaagaagcaaacaaaaaagaacTATAATTGGACAGATATGAAAATAATTGCTTACAAAAGTTTGGAGGAGGCAACCAATGAAACCACAGTagctattatatttatataatatatataatttaatatttatgtatcaacatgtatgtattatattatattatatatatatatactgatgtAGACGAATTTCAATAGGAATAAGGGTTGTATTGATATGTAtgcattatattatatatatacactgatGGAGCTGAATTTCAATAGGTATAAGGGTTCATTAAGAGTTGTcttagcataaaaaaaaaacaaaaaaaagtaatttgtaATAAGAAACCTcgtaacttttaattttatccGTGGATACATCTAACggctcaattttttttatttaaaaaaaaaaaacatgtaaataaaaagaaatagcaaAATTCTAAAAACGAGAGTCTTAAAACTTTCAAATATTTCCATTCGGGAATTTGTAAGGATCTACACCATGACATCTGCTGCAATTAACATGTAACaaatttgcttttttcttttaaaaaaaacgaaaaattatataaattttcttatGATTGagcaaaatcttaaaaatagcACATAATAAATTTCCAATGTCGCTCTTATATTAAACTTATCATTTGGAAGGCtagtcaaaattttattttaccttgcaagtggaaaatatttggttcCAAGATCATATTAGATAGCCGCTGCAAAGATGTGGATAGGGCAATGAAGATGTGGTTTGTAGAGGAATATTTGTCACTTtctaaaagtattaaaaaaaaattaaattaaattgttgtcTAAAATAATTAGGATTATGTGGTTCATTAtatttagattgtttaaaactaaatatattaggaatcctaattaaaatatttttttttttacaaataatatttttattttatttattttatttcctactgaaattctaattaaaaatctataaaaaaggGGTCCTAAATTATCAACGAGAATGGGAAAATTACATACTACTAGcatatttttgttcttcttctatATTTTTCATTGAAGGGTCCTCAATCGGCACAACAACGGCCACACAGCGGCCACATCGGTGCTTTTTAGAGGCCTTCTAATTACAACTTTCAAAAGGCCTTTTTGCAGATAATAGGGTTTATATATCAATgttgaatgaaattttttttattgttgacACTCCCCATACAATACAAGGCTATGAAAAGATAAGAATGCTTTAATATGCCGAttcctaattaattatttgcctcATGATTTCGTGCCTTTTAAACAATTactggaaaatattattttataatatttgtagTGTGCAGATTTATGcataatattacattatttcatatatatatatatatatatatactggttTCCCAGAAGGGAAAAAGGTTCCACATGTGCAGGTCATGAAGCAATAGATCATGGTCAAGTAAAAACTTCAATTTGAATAGCTCTATTCATGGACGGATCGGGTTTTGGCTTAGATATTCAAGGATACATGGaatattatttcatatatatatatatataattaatggaTCAGCTGCCCACACGTTTTTTGATGAATTCCCAAATTGCACTGGCAAATTGATATTCTCCATGTGAACATAACCACATTACTGGCAAAATTTCTAGAAAGAAATCTCAATCGCGAAACtcctaaaccataaaaaaactAAGTGTTATTTTCCCTTTGCTTATGATTGATTTTTGGGCatcttttataatatatattgccGTGAGATTTATTAGATAGCAACTTCAACAACAGACATCCACCACTCAGATTATTTGGTTTGAGAGCTGGGATTTtccatcaatattatattatgtattatatatttgtatcaTGTGAAAATCAAGACAGGATTTTCCATAGGGAATACCTAGAGAATTTTGAAGCAGAAGGCACCATTGGTGTGTTGGATCCTAGAAAAAAGGATTGCAAGTTGTGCTTTGGGAGGAATATTCTACTAGACAGGAA
This genomic interval carries:
- the LOC107433914 gene encoding protein DA1-related 1, translating into MSPDQLDSNPEYWNQIFCSTHMDDGTPICRACHRLKASHVTYIELGDGREICQDCCGSAILDTKSFESLVRKCHEFYKSMNMEIDNDIPFFLVDSSEMAKLTIQIDQDNPFETTYQGNWGIIIHEQRPVVNIITSSSRIGNRMTVIKKPSEPNNGSMLSIAVLFGFTEALTGAILVHEMMHVWLRLQDIEPLELKLEEGICQVISRRWLDWYESNVVETDTETTKQSDSKRGEFLRNLLRIYKLTLELDSSFDYGEGFREAQRATSQFGLQSTIQYIITNERLPL